The following coding sequences are from one Nilaparvata lugens isolate BPH chromosome 4, ASM1435652v1, whole genome shotgun sequence window:
- the LOC111046517 gene encoding translocon-associated protein subunit delta, with translation MGFLIFVTSILAFCATSVVSSSCTKPEVSAISYTTQDATVLTKIAFVAEFSLKCENNAKNIPLYAEVNGKTLPAVQKFSGPTVDNEYQVSWVEDIKKSRSGDYKVNLYDEEGYGLLRKAIRNGEDVATVKPLVTIILNHPGAYQGPWVNSEFMALVLSILVWYVAFTAKSKVLS, from the coding sequence ATGGGCTTCCTTATTTTTGTGACATCAATTTTGGCTTTTTGTGCTACATCCGTAGTAAGCAGCTCTTGTACGAAACCTGAAGTAAGTGCTATTTCCTACACTACACAAGACGCTACAGTTTTGACAAAAATAGCATTTGTGGCTGAGTTTAGTCTGAAATGTGAAAACAATGCAAAGAACATTCCTTTGTATGCTGAAGTTAATGGAAAAACTCTTCCAGCGGTACAGAAATTTAGTGGACCTACAGTAGACAATGAATACCAGGTTAGCTGGGTTGAGGATATAAAGAAGTCAAGGAGTGGTGATTACAAAGTCAATCTCTACGATGAAGAAGGGTATGGCCTGCTACGTAAAGCTATTCGAAATGGTGAAGACGTTGCAACTGTCAAACCTTTGGTAACTATCATTCTCAACCATCCTGGAGCTTATCAAGGACCCTGGGTAAACTCGGAATTCATGGCTTTAGTTTTGTCTATTCTGGTTTGGTATGTGGCTTTCACAGCAAAATCCAAAGTTCtaagttga